One Anaerobaca lacustris DNA window includes the following coding sequences:
- a CDS encoding response regulator transcription factor — protein sequence MAVTTQKSFLSDREWVQVRQALGLSPRQAEIVRHLLLGESDKQIAKELQISIPTVRTHLGRLFQKFDLSDRVELILHIFNRVRENDARVSGAAPPTFGSEMADGQEA from the coding sequence ATGGCAGTAACCACACAGAAGTCCTTTCTTTCCGACCGGGAGTGGGTCCAGGTTCGACAAGCTCTTGGGCTGTCCCCGAGACAAGCTGAAATCGTCAGACATCTTCTCCTTGGCGAGTCTGACAAACAGATTGCGAAGGAGTTGCAGATATCGATCCCGACGGTGCGCACGCACCTGGGACGACTGTTCCAGAAGTTCGATCTGAGCGACCGCGTCGAGTTGATCCTCCACATCTTCAATCGCGTGCGGGAAAACGATGCGAGGGTGTCCGGCGCTGCGCCGCCGACGTTTGGTTCCGAGATGGCCGACGGACAGGAGGCGTGA
- a CDS encoding 3-keto-disaccharide hydrolase, with amino-acid sequence MVQRTFLIVLMALVMLVVLCGCRDSSDDGAPVAADTPGGAVKLFNGNDLTGWEAEGGARWVVEDGLLIGTQGENNAPGDLFTTAGYDDFHLTVTWRAEWPCNSGVWFRYQGPDKAYQADILEYANPECYSGTLYCPGKMFLAMNTDKTLVNRDDWNTFEIRCEGDRSQIWLNGRQVADVRDDTTATGRIGFQVHAGGEFGPMKIVVRDVLLEEL; translated from the coding sequence ATGGTGCAGAGAACGTTCCTGATCGTGTTGATGGCGTTGGTGATGCTCGTGGTGCTTTGCGGCTGTCGGGACTCTTCCGATGACGGTGCGCCTGTCGCGGCCGATACGCCGGGCGGAGCAGTGAAGTTGTTCAACGGCAATGACTTAACTGGATGGGAGGCCGAGGGAGGGGCCCGATGGGTCGTCGAAGACGGGCTTCTGATCGGCACGCAAGGCGAGAACAACGCGCCGGGCGACCTGTTCACGACGGCCGGCTACGACGACTTCCATCTGACCGTGACCTGGCGGGCCGAGTGGCCGTGCAACAGTGGCGTCTGGTTCCGCTATCAGGGGCCCGACAAGGCGTACCAGGCCGATATTCTGGAATATGCGAATCCCGAGTGCTATTCCGGGACGCTGTACTGCCCTGGGAAGATGTTCCTGGCGATGAATACGGACAAGACCCTCGTCAACCGTGACGACTGGAACACCTTCGAGATTCGCTGCGAAGGCGACCGATCTCAGATCTGGTTGAACGGCCGGCAGGTTGCGGACGTACGTGACGATACGACGGCAACAGGGAGGATTGGGTTTCAGGTTCATGCAGGCGGCGAGTTCGGGCCGATGAAGATCGTCGTTCGGGATGTGCTCTTGGAAGAGCTTTGA
- a CDS encoding glycoside hydrolase family 172 protein, with amino-acid sequence MSSPAMSRVLLSCCLAALLSAGLGCESGGGYAGKGDLATEPYRLDTGLVSRSICFENPSGAPGQGGKAASNLGAGRKGAPAITLKAGQEVQLCDIYGSGTIRHIWMTTANTPVNLRSLVIRAWWDGQAHPSIECPIGDFMGTAHGKVTPYFSAVHSLGRNAGMNIWLPMPFTTRARITLTNEGNDNVPLFYQIDYTLKDRHPSDVGRLHVLFARENPTTEKQDFEMLPKRTGKGRYIGALIGVRNLHPDQWWGEGEIKIFMDGDAEFPTIVGTGSEDYVGLSYGMQQTPFLYNGCNLDQNHFISMYRWHLPDPIYWQRECRITIQQIAWKDGLAETEDDWSTATFWYEPVPSEPLAPMPGVDERTGNIWQDNK; translated from the coding sequence ATGAGCAGCCCTGCCATGTCACGCGTTCTGTTGTCCTGCTGTCTCGCAGCCCTGCTGTCGGCTGGCCTCGGTTGTGAGTCGGGCGGCGGCTACGCCGGCAAGGGCGATCTCGCGACCGAACCGTACCGGCTCGATACGGGGCTTGTCTCGCGGTCGATCTGTTTCGAGAACCCGTCCGGCGCCCCTGGGCAGGGCGGCAAGGCGGCCAGTAACCTGGGTGCGGGTCGCAAGGGGGCCCCGGCGATCACGCTCAAGGCCGGGCAGGAGGTCCAGCTTTGCGACATCTACGGGTCCGGCACGATCCGGCACATCTGGATGACTACGGCGAACACGCCGGTGAACCTGCGGTCGCTCGTCATTCGCGCCTGGTGGGACGGGCAAGCCCACCCCAGCATCGAATGTCCTATCGGGGATTTCATGGGGACGGCCCACGGCAAGGTCACGCCATACTTCTCCGCCGTGCATTCGCTGGGCCGCAACGCGGGAATGAACATCTGGCTGCCCATGCCGTTTACGACGCGTGCCCGAATCACCCTGACCAATGAGGGCAACGACAACGTCCCGCTGTTCTATCAGATCGACTACACCCTCAAGGACAGGCATCCATCGGATGTGGGGCGGCTGCACGTGCTGTTCGCCCGGGAGAACCCGACCACAGAGAAGCAGGACTTCGAGATGCTGCCGAAGCGCACCGGCAAAGGGCGTTACATCGGCGCCCTGATCGGTGTGCGAAATCTCCATCCCGACCAGTGGTGGGGCGAAGGGGAGATCAAGATCTTCATGGATGGGGATGCCGAATTCCCGACGATCGTCGGCACCGGCAGCGAAGACTATGTCGGCCTGTCCTACGGGATGCAGCAGACGCCGTTCCTGTACAACGGCTGCAATCTCGACCAGAACCATTTCATCTCGATGTATCGCTGGCACCTTCCCGACCCGATCTACTGGCAGCGCGAATGCCGGATCACGATCCAGCAGATCGCATGGAAAGACGGCCTGGCCGAGACGGAGGACGACTGGTCGACCGCGACGTTCTGGTACGAGCCGGTTCCCAGTGAGCCGCTGGCACCGATGCCGGGCGTCGACGAGCGGACGGGTAACATCTGGCAAGACAACAAGTAA